Proteins encoded together in one Chryseobacterium sp. G0201 window:
- a CDS encoding Lrp/AsnC family transcriptional regulator: MTFDEIDKKLLLFLQEDSKQTTKELSYKLGLSVTAVYERIKKLENTGVISKYVAILDRHKINRDFIILCHVKLSQHKKEYVLQFEREVMNLQEVTECFHVSGDYDYILKIGVKDMEDYRNFMLTKLTTLQHIASTHSSFMISEVKNTTAIVL; encoded by the coding sequence ATGACATTTGATGAAATTGATAAAAAACTGCTTCTTTTTTTACAGGAAGACTCTAAACAAACCACCAAAGAGCTTTCTTACAAGCTTGGTTTGTCGGTAACAGCTGTTTATGAACGAATTAAAAAGCTTGAAAATACAGGAGTAATTTCAAAATATGTGGCGATTCTTGACAGACATAAAATCAATAGGGATTTTATAATTTTGTGTCATGTAAAATTAAGTCAGCACAAAAAAGAATACGTCCTTCAGTTTGAACGTGAGGTGATGAATTTACAGGAAGTCACAGAATGTTTTCATGTGAGCGGAGATTATGATTACATCCTTAAAATTGGTGTTAAAGACATGGAAGATTACCGTAATTTTATGTTGACTAAATTAACCACTTTACAGCATATTGCGAGTACTCACAGTTCATTTATGATCTCTGAGGTGAAAAATACGACGGCAATTGTTCTTTAA
- a CDS encoding thiamine pyrophosphate-dependent enzyme: MENTLHEKVSQDILLKAYNHMMLAKAMADIYEENRNICKYVHSTSRGHEAIQLATAYHLKKEDWVSPYYRDESILLGIGFEPYQLMLQLLAKADDPFSGGRSYYSHPSSRDENMPKIIHQSSATGMQTIPTTGVAQGIKYIQDFELQQFENNPVVVCSLGDNSVTEGEVSEALQFAALHQLPIIFLVQDNEWGISVTKDEARTCDAYDFVAGFTGLSRMRVDGTDFTESFEVMKKAVDFVRTERKPLVVCAKTVLIGHHTSGVRREFYRDEEDLTKHRAKDPGEILRNQLLESGADEELLKQITKKARLEAEEAFQRAQNAEDPKPETVMQHIFAPTPITEEVGTREPAGGEKIVMVDAAIHAIQEIMWKHPEALLYGQDVGERIGGVFRETVTLGKKFGSKRVFNTAIQEAYIIGSTTGMSAVGLKPIVEVQFADYIYPGINQLITEISKSNYLSNGKFPVSNIIRVPIGAYGGGGPYHSGSVESILANIKGIKIAYPSNAADFKGLLKAAYYDPNPVVMLEHKGLYWSKVPGTEDAKTIEPAEDYILPFGKGKIIIEADKNEVEKGRSLLVVTYGMGVYWAKEAAKNFNGKVEVIDLRTLIPLDEELVFERVKAHGKCIVLTEEQLNNSFAEAFAHRISKNCFKYLDAPVETMGSLNTPAVPINLILEKEMLPNAEKLTAKIEEMLKN, from the coding sequence ATGGAAAATACACTTCACGAAAAAGTTTCTCAGGATATTTTGCTAAAGGCTTACAACCATATGATGCTTGCAAAGGCAATGGCCGACATTTATGAAGAAAACCGAAACATCTGTAAATACGTTCACAGTACTTCAAGAGGTCATGAAGCTATTCAGCTGGCAACAGCTTATCATTTAAAAAAAGAAGACTGGGTTTCTCCTTATTACAGAGACGAAAGTATCCTTCTTGGGATTGGCTTTGAACCTTATCAATTGATGTTGCAGTTATTGGCAAAAGCTGATGATCCATTTTCTGGAGGTAGATCATATTACTCTCACCCTTCAAGCAGGGATGAAAATATGCCAAAGATCATTCATCAAAGCTCTGCTACAGGAATGCAAACTATTCCGACAACCGGAGTAGCCCAAGGAATCAAATATATTCAGGATTTTGAATTACAGCAATTCGAAAACAATCCTGTTGTTGTTTGTAGCCTTGGAGATAATTCTGTGACTGAAGGCGAAGTAAGTGAAGCTCTACAATTTGCAGCTTTACACCAACTTCCTATCATTTTTCTGGTTCAGGATAATGAATGGGGAATTTCTGTAACTAAAGATGAAGCAAGAACTTGTGATGCTTACGATTTTGTAGCAGGATTTACTGGTTTAAGCAGAATGAGAGTTGACGGAACAGATTTCACCGAAAGTTTCGAAGTGATGAAAAAAGCCGTTGATTTTGTAAGAACAGAAAGAAAACCTTTAGTTGTTTGCGCAAAAACAGTTTTGATTGGTCACCATACTTCAGGAGTAAGAAGAGAATTCTATAGAGACGAAGAAGATTTAACAAAGCACAGAGCAAAAGATCCGGGAGAGATTCTTAGAAATCAATTGCTAGAATCTGGTGCTGATGAAGAATTATTAAAACAAATTACAAAAAAGGCAAGATTAGAAGCAGAAGAAGCTTTCCAAAGAGCTCAAAATGCCGAAGATCCGAAGCCAGAAACGGTAATGCAGCATATTTTCGCACCGACTCCAATTACGGAAGAAGTTGGAACTCGTGAACCAGCAGGTGGCGAAAAAATTGTAATGGTTGACGCTGCTATTCATGCGATCCAAGAGATCATGTGGAAGCATCCTGAAGCTTTACTGTACGGACAGGATGTTGGTGAAAGAATCGGTGGAGTTTTCCGTGAAACGGTGACTTTAGGTAAGAAATTCGGAAGCAAAAGAGTTTTCAATACAGCTATTCAGGAAGCTTATATTATTGGTTCTACAACGGGAATGAGTGCAGTTGGTTTAAAACCTATTGTTGAAGTTCAGTTTGCAGATTATATTTATCCGGGAATCAACCAGTTAATTACTGAAATTTCAAAATCAAACTATTTAAGCAACGGAAAATTTCCGGTAAGCAATATTATCAGAGTTCCAATCGGCGCTTATGGTGGCGGTGGGCCTTACCACAGTGGAAGCGTTGAAAGTATTTTAGCTAATATTAAAGGAATAAAAATCGCTTATCCAAGTAATGCTGCAGATTTTAAAGGTTTATTAAAAGCAGCTTATTACGACCCGAATCCGGTTGTAATGCTTGAACATAAAGGATTATATTGGAGTAAAGTTCCGGGAACTGAAGACGCAAAAACAATCGAACCGGCAGAAGATTATATCCTACCTTTCGGAAAAGGAAAAATCATTATCGAAGCTGATAAAAATGAAGTTGAAAAAGGCAGAAGTTTATTGGTTGTAACCTATGGAATGGGCGTTTATTGGGCTAAAGAAGCCGCGAAAAACTTCAATGGAAAAGTTGAAGTGATCGACTTGAGAACATTAATTCCGTTAGATGAAGAATTGGTTTTCGAAAGAGTAAAAGCTCATGGAAAATGTATCGTTTTAACGGAAGAACAGTTGAATAATTCATTCGCAGAAGCCTTTGCACACCGTATTTCTAAAAATTGCTTCAAATATTTGGATGCTCCTGTAGAAACGATGGGATCTCTGAATACTCCGGCAGTTCCAATCAATTTAATATTGGAAAAAGAAATGCTTCCAAACGCGGAAAAATTAACCGCAAAAATTGAAGAAATGTTAAAAAACTAA
- a CDS encoding S8 family peptidase, translating to MKKHLLLVGTLAITLLSAQNNEGLKREFEKQNKENAARFDSYVSKHYGADKSPETLKEIEDQRSNLAGFTPDGIPYFLKAEDMDQIKNSNSDFLQNGTVSGLTGSFNGENIKLTIFDGGRVFGGHAFFDNLPNRITNMEASTMNYSAHSTSVAGFMGARAHTQTLTINGTPRTINFQGIAKNSTMDSYAFSTTTLPGNTSTSTVFQKIIAAQPKISNHSYGVNAGWSDASISGAWLWTGYYNAGETYDLQGTYYTNDQNYDQIVYNNPSYIIVKSSGNYFNMGPTGNTAPKYYRNSAGTPVLFAATDTVPVNNCSLGYDCIGPGSLAKNIIVVGATDIITANSGRYVTSADVVHSDYSSAGPRDDGGIKPDISAVGTNVGSGSTAENTTGSQSLTVGSGTSYSAPVVTGVIGLWTQINKQLFSNAELNAASAKTLMIHSAAEAGNIGPDPHFGWGFIDAKKGAEILVAKSNNTVIFNNETLTSGTPNLKKVTASGTEPLKVTISWIDPEYVVPATLTYQDAYNNRSSRLVNDLDLRIVDTVTGTIYQPWKLNALSPMTPAIKGDNTVDNVEQVVIDAPVLGRDYRIEIGNKGTLVNNAGVAAPQNYSIIVTGYSQQVLATGETIKDSGIAVAPTITKDIVNVLKAPKKSTFTIYDLSGKRLQNGVINSDKEAIDISSYTKGIYIIEVKTEKGVISKKVIKE from the coding sequence ATGAAAAAACATTTACTTTTGGTCGGCACTTTGGCAATTACATTATTAAGTGCGCAAAACAATGAAGGATTAAAAAGAGAGTTTGAAAAACAAAACAAAGAGAATGCTGCAAGGTTCGACTCTTATGTTTCAAAGCATTACGGAGCAGATAAATCTCCGGAAACTTTAAAGGAAATTGAAGATCAGAGAAGTAACTTAGCTGGATTTACACCAGATGGAATACCTTATTTTCTTAAAGCAGAAGATATGGATCAAATAAAAAACTCCAATTCTGATTTTCTTCAAAATGGAACAGTAAGTGGTTTAACGGGTTCTTTTAACGGGGAAAATATTAAGTTAACTATTTTTGATGGTGGTAGAGTATTTGGAGGACATGCATTCTTCGACAATCTTCCTAACAGGATAACAAATATGGAAGCCAGTACTATGAATTATAGTGCACACTCAACTTCGGTAGCCGGATTTATGGGTGCAAGAGCTCATACACAGACATTAACAATCAATGGTACTCCAAGAACCATAAATTTCCAGGGAATCGCTAAGAACTCGACAATGGATTCTTATGCTTTCTCAACGACAACTTTACCAGGTAACACTTCTACCAGTACGGTTTTCCAAAAAATTATAGCTGCACAACCAAAAATATCCAACCACTCTTATGGTGTAAATGCCGGATGGTCTGATGCGTCAATAAGCGGAGCTTGGCTATGGACAGGTTATTATAATGCCGGAGAAACTTATGATCTACAAGGTACTTATTATACAAATGATCAAAACTATGATCAGATCGTGTATAATAATCCTTCATATATTATTGTAAAATCTTCCGGTAACTATTTCAATATGGGACCAACTGGAAATACAGCTCCTAAATATTATCGTAATTCAGCCGGAACACCAGTTTTATTTGCTGCAACAGATACAGTTCCTGTAAACAACTGTTCTTTAGGATATGATTGTATTGGCCCTGGTTCTTTGGCTAAAAACATCATCGTTGTTGGTGCTACAGACATTATTACAGCAAATAGTGGTAGATATGTAACTTCAGCAGACGTTGTGCATTCTGATTACAGTAGTGCAGGACCAAGAGATGACGGAGGTATCAAACCAGATATTTCGGCTGTTGGAACAAATGTAGGAAGTGGTTCTACTGCTGAAAATACAACAGGAAGTCAAAGCTTAACTGTTGGTAGCGGAACTTCTTACTCTGCGCCAGTTGTAACTGGAGTAATTGGACTTTGGACACAAATCAACAAACAATTATTCAGTAATGCTGAACTTAATGCTGCTTCAGCCAAAACGTTAATGATACATTCAGCTGCAGAGGCTGGAAATATTGGACCGGATCCACATTTTGGATGGGGATTCATTGATGCTAAAAAAGGTGCTGAAATATTAGTTGCAAAATCTAACAACACTGTTATTTTTAACAACGAAACATTAACAAGTGGTACGCCTAACTTGAAAAAAGTTACTGCATCAGGTACTGAACCATTAAAAGTTACAATCTCATGGATCGATCCTGAATATGTAGTTCCTGCTACTTTAACTTATCAGGATGCATACAATAACAGATCTTCAAGATTGGTAAATGATTTGGATCTAAGAATTGTTGATACCGTAACAGGTACAATTTATCAACCTTGGAAGCTAAACGCCTTAAGCCCAATGACTCCGGCTATAAAAGGTGATAATACCGTTGATAACGTAGAACAGGTGGTAATTGACGCTCCGGTTCTAGGCAGAGACTACAGAATTGAAATTGGTAATAAAGGAACTTTGGTAAATAACGCAGGTGTAGCCGCTCCTCAAAACTACTCTATCATCGTTACAGGATATTCTCAACAAGTTTTAGCAACTGGTGAAACGATCAAAGACAGTGGTATTGCAGTAGCTCCAACAATTACTAAAGATATTGTTAACGTATTGAAAGCTCCTAAAAAATCTACTTTCACTATTTATGACTTATCTGGTAAAAGATTACAAAATGGGGTAATTAACAGCGACAAAGAAGCTATCGATATTTCTTCTTATACAAAAGGAATTTACATTATTGAAGTGAAGACTGAAAAAGGTGTAATTTCTAAAAAAGTTATCAAAGAATAA
- a CDS encoding aminotransferase class I/II-fold pyridoxal phosphate-dependent enzyme, which translates to MRDFNAANEIQDLQYFGEFGGVNPSISDSSTYTFLSAKTMFDTFEGNAEGCYLYSRHSSPMNLYLAQALAKLENTEAANVTASGMGAITSVLMQVCKSGDHIISSRTIYGGTYAFLKNFLPPFHIETTFLDINNFEALEASIQPNTKVIYCESVSNPLLEVADLRRLSEICKKHNLKLIVDNTFSPLSISPTLLGADIVIHSLTKFINGSSDTVGGVYCGTQEFINDTKNVNNGACMLLGPTMDSFRSASILKNLRTLHIRMKQHSYNAMYLAERFEKDGLRVVYPGLKSHRNHELMKSMMHEEYGFGGLLTLDAGTTDKANELMELMQQENLGYLAVSLGFYKTLFSCSGSSTSSEIPEEERAEMGISDGLIRFSIGLDHDIERTYEKMKECMHKVGILSHETISIY; encoded by the coding sequence ATGAGAGACTTTAACGCGGCAAATGAAATACAGGATTTACAATATTTTGGTGAATTTGGTGGAGTAAATCCATCAATTTCAGACAGTTCAACGTATACTTTTCTTTCTGCAAAAACGATGTTCGATACATTTGAAGGAAATGCAGAAGGTTGCTATTTGTATTCAAGACATTCATCACCGATGAATCTTTATCTTGCCCAGGCATTAGCAAAACTTGAAAATACCGAAGCTGCCAACGTTACCGCTTCCGGAATGGGCGCTATTACTTCTGTTTTAATGCAGGTTTGTAAAAGTGGTGATCATATTATTTCGAGCAGAACAATTTACGGTGGAACTTACGCTTTCCTGAAAAATTTTCTTCCTCCTTTTCACATTGAAACTACATTTTTAGATATTAATAATTTTGAAGCCCTTGAAGCTTCCATTCAACCCAACACAAAAGTTATTTATTGTGAAAGTGTGAGCAATCCGCTTCTTGAAGTGGCTGATCTGAGAAGACTTTCCGAGATCTGTAAAAAACACAATTTAAAACTGATCGTTGATAATACGTTCTCCCCTCTTTCAATTTCACCTACTTTATTGGGCGCTGATATTGTTATTCACAGTTTAACAAAATTCATCAACGGAAGCAGTGATACCGTGGGTGGTGTTTATTGCGGAACTCAGGAGTTCATCAACGACACAAAAAATGTAAATAACGGAGCTTGTATGCTACTTGGGCCGACAATGGACAGCTTCAGATCTGCAAGTATTTTAAAGAACTTAAGAACGCTACATATCAGAATGAAACAGCACAGCTACAATGCAATGTATTTGGCTGAAAGATTTGAAAAAGACGGATTAAGAGTCGTTTATCCCGGTCTGAAATCTCACAGAAATCATGAATTAATGAAAAGTATGATGCATGAGGAATACGGATTCGGCGGATTACTGACTTTAGACGCAGGAACAACAGATAAAGCCAACGAATTAATGGAACTGATGCAGCAGGAAAACTTAGGTTACTTAGCCGTAAGTTTAGGATTCTATAAAACATTATTCTCATGCTCAGGAAGTTCAACTTCTTCTGAAATTCCGGAAGAGGAACGCGCTGAAATGGGAATTTCCGATGGACTGATCAGATTCTCAATAGGATTGGATCACGACATCGAACGAACATACGAAAAGATGAAGGAATGCATGCATAAAGTAGGTATTCTCAGCCATGAAACCATCTCTATATACTAA
- a CDS encoding glycosyltransferase, with amino-acid sequence MKPTISIVVAIFNRKDELFELLNSLTQQTDKDFEIIIVDDGSFVDLKPTIKNFDEILEVKYFRKENSGPGLTRNYGAKRAENEWLVFVDSDVIVEHDYIENIKKSIIEIPCDAFGGADKAHKGFNLMQKAISYSMTSVFTTGGIRGSKKAVSKFQPRSFNMGVKKDVFEKVGGFSEMRIGEDPDLSMTLWEKGFTTAFFDTIAVYHKRRVDLGKFSKQVYQFGCARPILNQRHPNYVKISFAFPTLFMLGYILGFIEYFFLGRGIILGFYGLYTFMVLFHALIVTKNISIAGMAVISTYIQMFSYGYGFLKSWVLLNIFRMKPEDAFPKHFHKK; translated from the coding sequence TTGAAACCTACAATTTCCATCGTCGTTGCTATTTTTAACCGAAAAGATGAACTTTTTGAGTTATTAAATTCTCTTACCCAACAAACAGATAAAGATTTTGAGATCATTATCGTTGATGATGGTTCTTTTGTTGATCTTAAGCCTACCATAAAGAATTTTGACGAAATATTAGAGGTTAAATATTTCCGGAAAGAGAATTCAGGCCCGGGTTTAACAAGAAATTACGGTGCAAAAAGAGCAGAAAACGAATGGCTGGTTTTTGTCGACAGTGATGTGATCGTAGAACATGATTATATTGAAAATATTAAAAAAAGTATTATTGAAATCCCATGTGACGCCTTTGGTGGTGCAGATAAAGCGCATAAAGGTTTTAATCTGATGCAGAAAGCAATTTCATATTCTATGACCTCTGTTTTTACAACCGGCGGAATCAGAGGAAGTAAAAAGGCTGTTTCAAAATTTCAGCCACGAAGCTTTAATATGGGCGTGAAGAAAGATGTTTTCGAGAAAGTGGGCGGTTTTTCTGAAATGAGAATCGGAGAAGATCCGGATTTGTCGATGACGCTTTGGGAAAAAGGTTTTACAACGGCTTTTTTCGATACTATTGCGGTGTATCATAAGCGTAGAGTAGACCTTGGAAAATTTTCAAAACAAGTTTATCAGTTTGGCTGTGCAAGACCGATTCTTAATCAAAGGCATCCGAATTATGTAAAAATTTCTTTTGCTTTTCCAACCTTATTTATGTTGGGTTATATTTTGGGCTTTATTGAATATTTTTTTCTGGGAAGAGGGATTATTCTTGGTTTTTATGGATTATACACTTTTATGGTGCTCTTCCATGCTTTAATAGTCACTAAAAATATAAGTATTGCGGGAATGGCAGTTATTTCAACGTACATTCAGATGTTTTCTTACGGATATGGCTTCTTAAAGTCTTGGGTTTTATTAAATATTTTCAGAATGAAACCGGAAGACGCTTTTCCTAAACATTTTCATAAGAAATAA
- a CDS encoding bestrophin family protein, whose protein sequence is MITTKYVNYKQVLNLSGHHLIWISVWCTLIAVLFYFFNWQWMTIPWVPVALIGTAEAFLVGFKNNQAYDRLWEARKIWGGIVNSSRSFASMVYAFDIKNEEIGSFDLEERRKRIVYRHIAWLYTFREQLLVPTEWEHISHEDESFKNIDHKRNRLIKAGFPDYGRTPIFLHKYLSEEEFELQSDYKNFATFLVSKQAKEINDLKNDKVISEFNQVQLQNSLNEFYNFQGQAERIKKFPSPRQFASTAFVFNILFILLLPLGLVNEFAKLGDWGIWTSIPFCITIGWIYIIMELVGDYSENPFAGLMFDVPMLSICRTIEIDLLQMTGETDLPEPISSKNGVLV, encoded by the coding sequence ATGATTACTACAAAATACGTCAATTATAAACAGGTTTTAAATTTATCCGGTCATCATTTGATCTGGATCTCGGTCTGGTGTACATTGATCGCTGTTCTTTTCTATTTTTTCAACTGGCAATGGATGACCATTCCCTGGGTTCCGGTGGCGTTGATTGGTACTGCGGAAGCTTTTTTGGTAGGTTTTAAAAATAATCAGGCCTACGACAGACTTTGGGAAGCCCGAAAAATCTGGGGTGGCATTGTAAACTCTAGCAGATCATTTGCCTCAATGGTCTACGCTTTTGATATCAAAAATGAAGAAATAGGAAGTTTTGATCTGGAAGAAAGAAGAAAAAGAATCGTATACCGTCATATCGCATGGCTTTACACTTTTCGTGAGCAGCTTTTGGTTCCTACAGAATGGGAACACATCAGCCATGAAGATGAAAGTTTCAAAAATATTGATCACAAACGTAACAGATTGATCAAAGCAGGTTTTCCCGATTACGGAAGAACTCCGATTTTCCTGCATAAATACCTTTCTGAAGAAGAATTTGAACTACAGTCTGATTATAAGAATTTCGCAACTTTCTTAGTTTCAAAACAGGCAAAAGAGATTAATGATTTAAAAAATGATAAAGTTATTTCTGAATTTAACCAAGTTCAATTACAGAATTCTTTAAACGAGTTTTACAACTTTCAGGGACAGGCTGAAAGAATTAAAAAATTTCCGTCACCAAGGCAGTTTGCAAGTACGGCATTCGTCTTCAATATCCTTTTTATCCTTTTGCTTCCGTTGGGTTTGGTGAATGAATTCGCAAAATTGGGAGATTGGGGAATCTGGACTTCAATTCCTTTCTGTATCACCATCGGCTGGATCTATATTATCATGGAATTGGTGGGAGATTATTCTGAAAATCCGTTTGCAGGATTGATGTTTGACGTTCCAATGCTTTCTATTTGCAGAACTATTGAGATAGACCTTTTACAAATGACGGGAGAAACAGATCTTCCTGAACCAATTTCATCTAAAAACGGAGTTTTAGTTTAA